The nucleotide window TTATGCCTGATTATATTCCATTTCCCGAATATTTAATGTATTTTATTGGAATTGTGTTTATTCTTTCTGCAATCAATATAATAATCAATTTTAAAGCACGTATCTCAGCATTAGTACTTGCTGGAATTTTAGCTTTGTTAACGATAATTGTTTATTTACCTGA belongs to Bacteroidota bacterium and includes:
- a CDS encoding DoxX family membrane protein, with the translated sequence MTKKSFYSSLFINSGRIIFALPFLGFGINHFIKTEKYVFFMPDYIPFPEYLMYFIGIVFILSAINIIINFKARISALVLAGILALLTIIVYLP